The following are from one region of the Pleurodeles waltl isolate 20211129_DDA chromosome 4_1, aPleWal1.hap1.20221129, whole genome shotgun sequence genome:
- the CYREN gene encoding cell cycle regulator of non-homologous end joining — MELPESKAKKRMLPTWMNETKTDGKECRSKRVKKKKKPLLRSPKKQVVYCMNEAELVEVALEVLNRSYKKEDTVENMLKVESDSDSPSVPAELQESSRTTKDTTHRPIENSPSSPLESDLQDFGSRDPLDEDDDPLKFVREIFFN; from the exons ATGGAATTGCCAGAGTCCAAAGCGAAGAAAAGGATGCTTCCTACATGGATGAATGAGACGAAGACTGATGGGAAAGAGTGCCGTTCAAAGCgagtgaagaagaaaaaaaagccattgttgAG GTCTCCGAAGAAGCAGGTGGTGTATTGTATGAACGAAGCGGAACTGGTGGAGGTAGCACTGGAAGTTCTAAACAGG AGCTATAAGAAGGAAGATACTGTTGAGAACATGTTGAAAGTAGAGAGTGATTCAGACAGCCCATCAGTGCCGGCTGAGTTGCAGGAGTCATCTCGAACAACTAAGGACACCACACATCGCCCTATTGAGAACAGTCCAAGCAGCCCTTTGGAATCAGATCTACAGGACTTCGGAAGCAGAGACCCATTGGATGAAGATGATGATCCACTGAAATTTGTTAGAGAAATTTTCTTTAACTGA